In one Bacillus thuringiensis genomic region, the following are encoded:
- a CDS encoding diacylglycerol kinase, producing the protein MMKRARIIYNPTSGRELFKKSLPEVLQKLEQAGYETSCHATTGPGDATVAARQAADRKFDVVIAAGGDGTLNEVVNGLVGHEFRPKFGIIPVGTTNDFARAIGVPRSIEEAADIICEGKTVPLDLGRANDTYFINIAGGGRITELTYEVPSKLKTVLGQLAYYLKGIEMLPSLHPTYVEIEYDGKLLQEEITMFLITNTRSVGGFEKVAPYASINDGLFDLLVLKKGSIADLIKAATQAQRGEHINNPKVLYTQANRIKVHSPDKLMINLDGEYGGDAPMEFENIYHCLELFVPEHQEDAL; encoded by the coding sequence ATGATGAAGCGAGCAAGAATTATTTATAATCCTACTTCTGGGCGTGAGCTATTTAAGAAGAGCTTACCAGAAGTATTACAAAAATTAGAACAAGCTGGCTATGAGACATCTTGTCATGCGACAACGGGTCCTGGAGACGCTACTGTGGCGGCGAGGCAAGCTGCGGATCGTAAGTTTGATGTTGTTATTGCGGCTGGTGGCGACGGTACATTAAATGAAGTAGTAAACGGTTTAGTTGGGCATGAATTCCGTCCGAAATTTGGAATTATTCCAGTTGGAACGACAAATGACTTTGCACGTGCAATTGGTGTACCTCGTTCTATTGAAGAGGCAGCAGATATTATTTGCGAAGGAAAAACAGTGCCATTAGACCTTGGTAGAGCGAACGATACATATTTTATTAACATCGCTGGTGGCGGTCGTATTACAGAATTAACATACGAAGTACCGAGTAAGTTAAAGACAGTATTAGGACAACTTGCTTATTACCTAAAAGGTATCGAGATGTTACCATCATTGCATCCGACATATGTTGAAATTGAGTATGATGGAAAGTTACTACAAGAAGAAATTACGATGTTTTTAATTACGAATACTCGTTCAGTAGGTGGATTTGAAAAGGTAGCACCGTATGCATCTATTAACGATGGGTTATTTGACCTATTAGTACTGAAAAAAGGTTCTATCGCTGATTTAATTAAAGCAGCAACACAAGCACAACGTGGTGAACATATTAATAATCCAAAAGTGTTATATACACAAGCGAACCGAATTAAAGTACATTCACCAGATAAACTAATGATTAATTTAGATGGTGAGTATGGTGGAGATGCACCGATGGAATTCGAAAATATATATCATTGTTTAGAACTATTTGTTCCTGAACATCAAGAGGATGCCCTGTAA
- a CDS encoding methionine ABC transporter permease has protein sequence MRVDWSIFWPRILDATGDTLLMVIVTLIFATILGIPLGLLLYVTRKGNFLENKWVFSILNIIINTIRPVPFIIFLVALSPLTRSVIGTTIGTAAAIFPMTLVASIGIARMVETNLVSVPKGVIEAAQAMGASPIRIVFEILVPEALAPLILGVTFMTVGLIEFSAVAGLVGGGGLGDLAMTYGYQRFDTSVMFVTVVLLIILVQVAQNLGNYFAKVFLRRS, from the coding sequence ATGCGAGTTGATTGGAGTATATTTTGGCCGCGCATACTAGATGCGACGGGGGATACCCTCTTAATGGTAATTGTAACCCTTATATTCGCTACAATTCTTGGTATACCCCTAGGTTTACTATTATATGTAACGAGAAAAGGAAACTTTTTAGAAAATAAATGGGTCTTTTCTATTCTTAATATCATTATTAATACAATTCGTCCGGTTCCATTCATTATCTTTTTAGTAGCTTTAAGCCCACTAACAAGAAGTGTTATCGGAACGACGATTGGAACAGCAGCAGCAATCTTCCCAATGACGTTAGTTGCATCAATCGGCATTGCTAGAATGGTTGAAACAAATCTTGTTTCTGTTCCAAAGGGAGTCATTGAAGCAGCTCAAGCAATGGGGGCTTCGCCAATTAGAATTGTTTTTGAAATTCTTGTGCCAGAAGCGTTAGCGCCATTGATCTTAGGGGTTACATTTATGACAGTTGGTTTAATTGAATTTTCTGCAGTTGCTGGGCTTGTCGGTGGTGGCGGTCTTGGTGATTTAGCGATGACATATGGTTATCAACGTTTTGATACATCAGTTATGTTCGTAACGGTCGTTTTACTTATCATTCTTGTACAGGTAGCTCAAAATTTAGGAAACTACTTTGCGAAAGTCTTTTTACGCAGATCATAA
- the gabT gene encoding 4-aminobutyrate--2-oxoglutarate transaminase: protein MNTKKFAKVNEQIPGPKAASLLERRQNIVPKGVSNGIPTFVQSANGALVTDVDGNQYIDFAGAIGTINVGHCHPTVKEALHKQVDQYIHTGFNVMMYEPYIELAEKLAALAPGSFDKQVLFLNSGAEAVENAVKIARKYTKRPGIIAFSKGFHGRTLMTMTMTSKVKPYKFGFGPFAPEVYKAPFPYEYRRPEGLTEEQYDDFIIEEFKNFFISEVAPETIAAVVMEPVQGEGGFIVPSKKFVQEVRRICSENGILFVADEIQTGFSRTGKYFAIDHYDVVPDLITVSKSLGAGVPISGVIGRKEIMNESAPGELGGTYAGSPLGCAAALAVLDVIEKENLNDRAIELGKVVMNRFEEMKNKYHCIGDVRGLGAMCAFEVVQDRKTKAPDKTLTANLCAEANKRGLLLLSAGTYGNVIRVLMPLVITGEQLEEGLTIIEESLQACYEQTNIARV, encoded by the coding sequence ATGAACACAAAAAAATTTGCTAAAGTAAATGAACAAATTCCAGGACCGAAAGCGGCATCTTTATTAGAACGCCGTCAAAATATAGTACCAAAAGGAGTAAGTAACGGCATCCCAACGTTTGTACAATCTGCCAATGGTGCTCTTGTAACGGATGTTGATGGTAATCAGTACATTGATTTTGCAGGAGCAATTGGGACAATTAACGTAGGGCATTGTCATCCAACGGTTAAAGAAGCGCTCCATAAACAAGTCGATCAATACATTCATACTGGATTTAATGTCATGATGTATGAGCCATATATTGAATTAGCGGAAAAGCTTGCGGCATTGGCACCGGGAAGTTTCGATAAGCAAGTCCTCTTTTTAAATAGTGGTGCAGAAGCAGTTGAGAACGCGGTGAAGATCGCTCGTAAATATACGAAGAGACCTGGTATTATCGCATTTTCTAAAGGTTTCCACGGGCGTACATTAATGACAATGACGATGACAAGTAAAGTGAAGCCATATAAATTTGGGTTTGGTCCCTTTGCTCCAGAAGTATATAAAGCGCCATTTCCATACGAATACCGTCGCCCAGAGGGATTAACGGAAGAGCAGTATGATGATTTTATTATTGAAGAGTTTAAGAACTTCTTCATATCGGAAGTAGCACCAGAAACAATCGCAGCTGTTGTAATGGAACCTGTTCAAGGGGAAGGTGGATTTATCGTCCCAAGTAAGAAATTTGTTCAAGAAGTACGCCGCATTTGTTCAGAGAACGGCATTTTATTTGTAGCGGATGAAATACAAACAGGCTTTAGTCGTACAGGAAAATATTTTGCAATTGATCACTATGATGTCGTTCCAGATTTAATTACAGTGTCTAAATCATTAGGGGCTGGTGTACCGATAAGTGGTGTCATTGGACGTAAAGAAATTATGAATGAATCTGCACCAGGTGAACTTGGTGGAACGTATGCAGGAAGTCCATTAGGATGTGCGGCAGCATTAGCAGTACTGGATGTAATAGAAAAAGAGAATTTAAATGATAGAGCGATAGAATTAGGAAAAGTCGTAATGAACCGATTCGAAGAGATGAAAAATAAATATCATTGCATTGGTGATGTGCGTGGGTTAGGAGCAATGTGTGCATTTGAGGTCGTTCAAGACCGTAAGACGAAAGCACCTGACAAAACGTTAACGGCTAATCTATGTGCAGAAGCAAATAAGCGTGGGTTACTGTTATTATCAGCAGGAACATATGGAAATGTTATCCGTGTGTTAATGCCTTTAGTTATTACAGGTGAGCAACTTGAAGAAGGTTTAACAATAATTGAAGAATCATTGCAAGCTTGTTATGAGCAAACAAACATAGCTCGTGTTTAA
- the gatB gene encoding Asp-tRNA(Asn)/Glu-tRNA(Gln) amidotransferase subunit GatB — protein sequence MNLETIIGLEVHVELKTNSKIFSASPTEFGAEPNTQTSVIDLGYPGVLPTLNKEAVNFAMKAAMALNCEIATETKFDRKNYFYPDNPKAYQISQFDKPIGENGWIEIEVDGKKKRIGITRLHLEEDAGKSTHTADGSLVDYNRQGMPLIEIVSEPDMRTPEEAYAYLEKLKSIIQYTGVSDCKMEEGSLRCDANISLRPVGQEKFGTKAELKNLNSFTYVQKGLEHEQVRQEKELLSGGIIQQETRRYDEATKKTILMRVKEGSDDYRYFPEPDLVELYIDDEWKEAVRASIPELPDARKARYVAELGLPAYDAHVLTLTKEMSDFFEATVADGADAKLTSNWLMGEVLAYLNKQQKELKDVALTPAGLSKMVQLIEKGTISSKIAKKVFNELIEKGGDPEEIVKAKGLVQISDEGTLRKVVTEILDNNEQSIEDFKNGKDRAIGFLVGQIMKATKGQANPPLVNKILLEEINKR from the coding sequence ATGAATTTAGAAACAATTATTGGTTTAGAGGTTCACGTTGAGTTAAAAACAAATTCGAAAATTTTCTCTGCGAGTCCAACAGAATTCGGAGCGGAGCCAAATACACAAACAAGTGTAATTGACTTAGGATACCCAGGGGTACTTCCTACTTTAAATAAAGAAGCAGTTAACTTTGCAATGAAAGCTGCAATGGCATTAAACTGTGAAATCGCAACGGAAACGAAGTTTGACCGTAAAAACTATTTCTATCCAGATAACCCGAAAGCTTACCAAATCTCTCAATTTGATAAGCCAATTGGTGAAAATGGTTGGATTGAAATCGAAGTAGACGGTAAAAAGAAACGTATCGGTATTACACGTCTTCATTTAGAAGAAGATGCTGGTAAATCAACGCATACAGCTGATGGTTCATTAGTAGACTACAACCGTCAAGGTATGCCTTTAATCGAGATCGTATCTGAGCCAGATATGCGTACGCCAGAAGAAGCATATGCATACTTAGAGAAGTTAAAATCAATCATTCAATACACCGGTGTATCTGATTGTAAGATGGAAGAAGGTTCCTTACGTTGTGATGCGAACATTTCTCTTCGTCCAGTTGGACAAGAGAAGTTCGGTACAAAAGCGGAACTGAAAAACTTAAACTCATTCACTTACGTACAAAAAGGTCTTGAGCATGAGCAAGTGCGCCAAGAAAAAGAACTGTTATCTGGTGGCATCATCCAACAAGAAACACGTCGTTATGATGAAGCAACAAAGAAAACAATCTTAATGCGTGTGAAAGAAGGATCTGACGATTACCGTTACTTCCCGGAGCCAGACTTAGTTGAACTTTACATCGATGATGAGTGGAAAGAAGCAGTTCGAGCTTCTATTCCAGAACTTCCAGATGCACGTAAAGCTCGCTACGTTGCAGAATTAGGCTTACCAGCTTATGATGCACACGTGTTAACATTAACGAAAGAGATGTCTGATTTCTTTGAAGCAACTGTTGCAGACGGTGCTGATGCGAAATTAACATCGAACTGGTTAATGGGTGAAGTACTTGCATACTTAAACAAACAACAAAAAGAATTAAAAGACGTTGCATTAACGCCTGCTGGTTTATCTAAAATGGTTCAATTAATTGAAAAAGGTACAATTTCTTCTAAAATCGCGAAGAAAGTATTTAACGAATTAATTGAAAAAGGTGGAGACCCAGAAGAAATCGTTAAAGCGAAAGGTCTTGTTCAAATTTCTGACGAGGGTACACTTCGTAAAGTTGTAACAGAAATTCTTGATAATAATGAGCAATCTATCGAAGACTTTAAAAACGGTAAAGACCGTGCAATTGGCTTCTTAGTTGGTCAAATTATGAAAGCTACAAAAGGACAAGCAAATCCACCACTTGTTAACAAAATCTTACTTGAAGAGATTAATAAGCGATAA
- the gatC gene encoding Asp-tRNA(Asn)/Glu-tRNA(Gln) amidotransferase subunit GatC, whose product MSRISVENVKHVAHLARLAITDQEAEKFQKQLDAIVTFAEQLNELDTTDVKPTTHVLTMKNVMREDVPEKGLPVEEVLKNAPDHKDNQIRVPAVLE is encoded by the coding sequence GTGTCAAGAATTTCCGTTGAGAATGTAAAGCACGTAGCACATTTAGCACGTCTTGCAATTACTGATCAAGAAGCAGAAAAATTTCAAAAACAACTAGATGCAATTGTTACATTTGCAGAACAGTTAAATGAATTAGATACAACAGATGTAAAACCAACAACTCATGTATTAACTATGAAAAATGTTATGCGTGAAGATGTACCAGAAAAAGGTTTACCAGTTGAAGAAGTATTAAAAAATGCACCGGATCACAAAGATAATCAAATCCGTGTTCCAGCAGTATTAGAATAG
- a CDS encoding methionine ABC transporter ATP-binding protein encodes MISFNNVSKVYESAGQSVHAVEDVTLSVEKGEIFGIIGFSGAGKSTLLRLVNMLERPTAGTISIDDKDITSLSTKELRKLRQRIGMIFQSFNLFNSRTVFGNIAYPLKLAKVPKNEIKERVNELLKFVGLEDKANYYPEQLSGGQKQRVGIARALATSPDILICDEATSALDPEITTEILNLLKKVNREYNLTILLITHEMHVVKEICHRVAVMEKGKVIEEGKLFDVFTQPKTKTTQNFVRSVINDHLPESVLAKIQNGGQIYRLTFTGEETGQPVLSYIAKNYNVDVNVLYGNIIELQNVLFGNLLVELQGEQREIQKALQHLRLQVQLKEVEAHAS; translated from the coding sequence ATGATTTCTTTTAACAATGTAAGTAAAGTGTATGAATCAGCTGGGCAATCTGTTCATGCGGTGGAGGATGTAACATTATCAGTTGAGAAAGGCGAAATTTTTGGCATTATTGGTTTTAGTGGCGCTGGAAAGAGTACGTTATTACGCTTAGTAAATATGTTAGAGAGACCGACGGCAGGAACGATTTCAATAGATGATAAAGATATTACATCATTATCCACGAAAGAATTACGTAAACTGAGACAAAGAATTGGAATGATTTTTCAAAGTTTTAATTTATTTAATTCAAGAACAGTATTTGGAAATATTGCTTATCCATTAAAGTTAGCGAAAGTACCAAAGAATGAGATAAAAGAAAGAGTAAATGAACTGCTGAAGTTTGTAGGGTTAGAAGATAAAGCAAACTATTACCCAGAGCAGCTATCAGGTGGACAAAAGCAGCGTGTGGGCATTGCTAGAGCACTTGCGACATCGCCAGATATTCTTATATGTGATGAGGCAACATCAGCCTTAGATCCAGAAATAACGACAGAAATTCTAAACTTATTAAAGAAAGTAAATAGAGAATACAATTTAACAATTCTTCTTATTACACATGAAATGCATGTTGTGAAAGAAATTTGTCACCGTGTAGCTGTAATGGAGAAAGGAAAAGTTATTGAAGAAGGAAAACTGTTTGATGTTTTCACGCAACCAAAAACAAAGACGACTCAAAACTTTGTACGTTCTGTCATTAATGATCATTTACCGGAAAGTGTTCTAGCGAAAATTCAAAATGGTGGTCAAATTTATCGTCTAACATTTACTGGTGAGGAGACAGGACAGCCGGTACTATCATATATCGCAAAAAACTATAACGTCGATGTAAATGTACTGTACGGAAATATTATTGAACTTCAAAATGTGCTATTTGGAAATCTTCTTGTAGAGTTGCAAGGTGAGCAGAGGGAAATTCAAAAAGCATTACAACATCTAAGACTGCAAGTGCAGCTGAAGGAGGTAGAAGCTCATGCGAGTTGA
- the gatA gene encoding Asp-tRNA(Asn)/Glu-tRNA(Gln) amidotransferase subunit GatA, whose protein sequence is MSLFDHSVSELHKKLNNKEISVTDLVEESYKRIADVEDNVKAFLTLDEENARAKAKELDAKIGAEDNGLLFGMPIGVKDNIVTNGLRTTCASKMLANFDPIYDATVVQKLKAADTITIGKLNMDEFAMGSSNENSGFYATKNPWNLDYVPGGSSGGSAAAVAAGEVLFSLGSDTGGSIRQPAAYCGVVGLKPTYGRVSRYGLVAFASSLDQIGPITRTVEDNAYLLQAISGIDRMDATSANVEVGNYLAGLTGDVKGLRIAVPKEYLGEGVGEEARESVLAALKVLEGMGATWEEVSLPHSKYALATYYLLSSSEASANLSRFDGVRYGVRSDNVNNLLDLYKNTRSEGFGDEVKRRIMLGTFALSSGYYDAYYKKAQQVRTLIKNDFENVFANYDVIIGPTTPTPAFKVGEKVDDPMTMYANDILTIPVNLAGVPAISVPCGFGANNMPLGLQIIGKHFDEATIYCVAHAFEQATDYHTKKASL, encoded by the coding sequence ATGTCATTATTTGATCATTCAGTATCAGAGTTACATAAGAAGTTAAACAACAAAGAAATTTCCGTTACGGATTTAGTAGAAGAATCTTACAAACGTATTGCGGATGTTGAAGATAACGTAAAAGCTTTTCTTACATTAGATGAAGAAAATGCACGCGCAAAAGCGAAAGAATTAGATGCAAAAATCGGCGCTGAAGATAATGGTTTATTATTCGGTATGCCAATTGGTGTAAAAGATAACATTGTAACTAACGGTCTTCGTACAACTTGTGCGAGCAAAATGTTAGCAAACTTCGATCCAATTTATGATGCGACAGTTGTGCAAAAGCTAAAAGCTGCTGACACAATTACAATCGGTAAATTAAACATGGACGAGTTCGCAATGGGTTCTTCAAATGAAAACTCAGGATTCTACGCTACGAAAAACCCATGGAACTTAGATTACGTTCCGGGCGGATCTAGTGGTGGTTCTGCAGCAGCTGTAGCAGCAGGAGAAGTACTATTCTCTCTAGGTTCTGATACGGGTGGTTCTATCCGTCAGCCAGCTGCATATTGCGGTGTTGTAGGTTTAAAACCAACTTATGGACGCGTATCTCGTTACGGATTAGTAGCATTCGCATCTTCACTTGACCAAATCGGACCGATTACACGTACAGTAGAAGACAATGCATACTTATTACAAGCTATTTCAGGTATTGACCGCATGGATGCAACTTCTGCAAACGTTGAAGTTGGAAACTATTTAGCTGGTTTAACAGGCGATGTTAAAGGTTTACGCATTGCTGTACCGAAAGAATACTTAGGCGAAGGTGTTGGCGAAGAAGCTCGTGAGTCAGTACTAGCTGCTTTAAAAGTATTAGAAGGTATGGGCGCAACTTGGGAGGAAGTATCGCTTCCACACTCTAAATACGCTCTAGCAACGTATTACTTACTATCTTCTTCTGAAGCATCTGCAAACCTTTCACGCTTTGATGGCGTGCGTTACGGTGTTCGTTCTGATAATGTAAATAACTTATTAGATCTTTACAAAAACACACGTAGTGAAGGTTTCGGTGATGAAGTTAAACGTCGTATTATGCTTGGTACATTTGCGCTTAGCTCTGGTTACTATGATGCATATTACAAAAAAGCACAACAAGTACGTACATTAATTAAGAACGACTTTGAAAATGTATTTGCTAACTATGATGTTATTATTGGACCAACAACGCCAACTCCGGCATTTAAAGTGGGCGAAAAAGTTGACGATCCAATGACAATGTATGCAAATGATATTTTAACAATCCCAGTAAACTTAGCGGGTGTTCCAGCGATTTCTGTTCCATGTGGATTCGGTGCTAACAACATGCCACTTGGTCTACAAATCATTGGTAAACACTTCGATGAAGCGACAATTTACTGCGTTGCACATGCGTTTGAGCAAGCAACAGACTATCATACAAAAAAAGCAAGTCTGTAA
- a CDS encoding HAD family hydrolase: MEKVKAILFDKDGTLMDFHSIWIKVAEELVAECISLYHLPSTIGQTLLEEIGVEGAFVNPRSAIAAGTSLDVAKGLCNYIESAREEEMHHWVSEKLFSLMYEHRSHMKMTADLPKVLQALKDKGFILGVVTADDFAPTELFLKQYKLENFFDYIIASDTFPAQKPDKKIIEVFCEKFNLESCEVAVVGDTPTDLHLAKNGDCYAIGVLSGTGDRPTLEPLADLVLDSVGEFISQSGEFFWEKEKSNV, from the coding sequence ATGGAGAAGGTAAAAGCAATATTATTTGATAAAGATGGGACATTAATGGATTTTCATTCAATATGGATAAAAGTAGCTGAAGAACTTGTAGCTGAATGTATAAGTTTATATCATTTACCAAGTACAATAGGGCAGACCTTATTAGAAGAGATTGGTGTAGAGGGAGCATTTGTTAATCCGAGGAGTGCAATAGCTGCTGGAACAAGCCTTGATGTAGCGAAGGGGCTTTGTAATTATATTGAGTCTGCTAGAGAAGAAGAGATGCACCATTGGGTAAGTGAGAAGTTATTTTCCCTTATGTATGAGCATCGTTCGCATATGAAAATGACAGCAGATTTACCGAAAGTGTTACAGGCATTAAAAGATAAAGGATTTATATTAGGGGTTGTCACGGCAGATGATTTCGCACCAACAGAATTATTTTTAAAACAATATAAGTTGGAGAACTTTTTTGATTATATTATAGCCTCGGATACATTCCCTGCGCAAAAACCAGATAAAAAGATTATAGAAGTGTTTTGTGAGAAATTTAATTTAGAATCATGTGAGGTTGCGGTTGTTGGAGATACGCCAACTGATTTACATTTAGCCAAAAATGGCGATTGCTATGCAATTGGGGTGCTATCTGGTACGGGAGACCGTCCAACATTAGAACCACTTGCTGATTTAGTGTTAGATTCTGTTGGAGAGTTTATTTCTCAATCGGGTGAGTTTTTCTGGGAGAAAGAAAAGTCTAATGTGTAA
- a CDS encoding MarR family winged helix-turn-helix transcriptional regulator codes for MLQYEHFLDLLLDNAKKLFYPEEWVSLDLTLSKTEVFCLLWMERNTDITMTKIADLLDIPMSTTTGVVNRLVKKGYIERYRDENDRRIVLIRLTENGIMLVQELKQNAAHYFSLVTEALSEEEKAFLLQIFQKIMDHIATSQQKTEEKISTPKMKNIPIE; via the coding sequence TTGTTGCAATATGAACATTTTTTAGACTTACTGCTAGATAACGCCAAGAAACTTTTCTATCCTGAAGAATGGGTAAGCCTAGATTTAACACTTTCTAAAACAGAAGTATTTTGTTTACTTTGGATGGAACGAAATACAGATATTACAATGACGAAAATTGCTGATCTTCTTGATATACCGATGAGTACAACAACGGGCGTTGTAAATCGCCTTGTAAAAAAGGGATATATTGAACGCTACCGTGATGAAAATGACCGACGTATTGTATTAATTCGGTTAACAGAAAACGGCATAATGCTCGTTCAAGAATTAAAACAAAATGCGGCCCATTACTTTAGCTTAGTAACAGAAGCATTATCAGAAGAAGAAAAAGCATTCTTACTACAAATCTTCCAAAAAATCATGGATCACATCGCTACGTCACAGCAAAAAACAGAAGAAAAGATTTCTACACCTAAAATGAAAAACATTCCGATTGAATAA
- a CDS encoding MetQ/NlpA family ABC transporter substrate-binding protein — protein MKKILAFALSAIVGVSALSGCSSGDIGAGAKEKVVRVGVTGTDGDAWEILKRKAEKEGIKIKLVEFSDYTTPNKALADGDIELNSFQHIAFLEQFKKEHKLDITAVGTTQIAPMGLYSEKYKKANEIPDGSEIAIPNDPTNQARALKLLDAAGLLKLKKDFGLFGDPSGIAENPKKLKITPVIAQQTPRVLKDVAASVINNGVAGQAGLDPAKDPIFLEDPKNENAKPYINIFAARTKDKDDPTLKKVIELYHSKEVTDAIKKETNDGSISVDLSLEELEKIVK, from the coding sequence ATGAAGAAAATTTTAGCATTTGCATTATCAGCGATTGTAGGAGTTTCAGCGTTAAGTGGCTGTTCAAGTGGAGACATAGGGGCAGGAGCTAAAGAAAAAGTAGTTCGCGTTGGTGTAACTGGAACGGATGGAGACGCTTGGGAAATTTTGAAGAGGAAAGCTGAAAAAGAAGGAATTAAAATTAAACTGGTTGAGTTCTCTGATTACACAACGCCAAATAAGGCGCTAGCTGATGGAGATATTGAACTAAACTCATTCCAGCATATTGCTTTCTTAGAGCAATTTAAAAAAGAGCATAAGTTAGATATTACAGCTGTTGGTACAACGCAAATTGCGCCAATGGGTTTATACTCTGAAAAATATAAGAAAGCAAATGAAATCCCAGATGGTTCAGAAATTGCAATTCCAAACGATCCAACGAACCAAGCACGGGCATTAAAACTTCTTGATGCAGCTGGATTATTAAAGCTTAAAAAAGACTTTGGTCTATTTGGAGATCCAAGTGGTATTGCTGAAAATCCGAAGAAATTAAAAATTACACCGGTTATCGCACAGCAAACACCTCGTGTGTTAAAAGATGTAGCGGCATCAGTTATTAATAACGGTGTTGCTGGTCAAGCTGGATTAGATCCAGCGAAGGATCCTATTTTCTTAGAAGATCCAAAGAATGAAAATGCGAAGCCTTATATTAATATTTTCGCAGCTCGTACGAAAGATAAAGATGATCCAACACTGAAAAAAGTAATTGAATTATACCATTCAAAAGAAGTAACAGATGCAATTAAGAAAGAAACAAATGATGGTTCCATTTCAGTAGATCTTTCACTTGAGGAGCTTGAAAAAATCGTAAAATAA
- a CDS encoding YiaA/YiaB family inner membrane protein, with protein MRRRNTQAFTFLAWTSFVCALSGMLIGIYTLDETLSVKGYYLIGTLFLTMSCFVLQKTIRDNEEDNERFPKNKPLDKE; from the coding sequence ATGAGAAGACGTAATACGCAAGCGTTCACGTTTTTAGCATGGACTTCATTTGTTTGTGCACTTTCAGGTATGCTAATTGGGATTTATACGTTAGATGAAACGCTTAGTGTAAAAGGATACTATTTAATTGGAACATTATTTTTAACGATGTCTTGTTTTGTATTACAAAAAACAATTCGTGATAATGAAGAAGATAACGAGAGATTTCCGAAAAATAAACCGTTAGATAAAGAGTAA